The stretch of DNA ACAGAAGGTGTTTTCAGGATCACTGCGGAGAATAGCCAAGAAGAGTATGTGAGAGAGCAGCTAAACAGTGGAATTTTGCCTGAGAAGATCGATGTGCATTGCCTTGCAGGTTTGATCAAGGTGAAAACTGGaatctctttcttctttcttgccATCAATGACAAAAAAGAATGAGAAAAAGATGTTCTAGTGAAATATTTAGCCACTAGTTTACTTGTAACTTTAgcaatttattcttaattatatatataatttaaatttagtgCTTGAAGttgttcttctttttttgttgcttGTGTTGAATTGGTCCTTGAATTATAACTTTACTGCAATCAAGTCCTTCCATCAGCCATTGTTATTTGCACTTAATGGaaagatatattttaatcacAATTAACTCttgtttttgcttccttagctttGATTTTATAGAATTCTAGTCTttagattggtctgaaaaatatacAAGATTGTTTGAGAAGCACCCAAAGTTGATGGATCATGTAGATAATTTAACCTCTAAACTGTTTTACTCTGTCTTGTTCATAGAAAAATGTAGGTGAAATTGACTACTACTTATCTATTTTAACAACTAAATGTCATACATATTAAAataatgtcatatatatatagatataattttaattataaatacACCTGCCACACAAATAATATACAGCATGTTATACATAATTTATTTGTTACTGCTAATATACAGTATTGGTGACCTTGTCGAGCATGAAAACCCCTCCTGAAATGGTTGGTGATACCTGATGGTGTAGCTGCCAAGATGGGATCGAGCCCCATCACTTCTCCTACAATAGAATCTATGTCGGGTTTGCCTCCCTAAAAGGTCCATCCGATGTCCAAATTAGTAAATCTTGACATGGATTAGGAGTAGAGGGGAGAACAAATCTAATATGATGCATTGTGTCGGTGTGCTTTGTTTATAGTCGACGCTACCTAAATGCTTACGATTAGGAAAACTAGTCTTCGTATCTAAAAACATTCAGAAAATATTTTTGGTTCAATTCTTATTGATGTGATGGATTTGCCCCGTTATATCTTATTCATTTTTGCCCGGTTCGCAGCCATGTATCAAGCTCTGACCTAAGACGAATATTTTCTTTATTGACATGATAACTAgaataaaatctttatttaaaGCAAGACTAACTTTACATGGGATCATATGGTCGATTCTAAATAGttattttatttcatatttttataaatacTTTAGATATTTGCTATATATTTCATACTTGCCGATCTTGTGAGTTCAATATATCGAGAATTCCAACCTTCTTAATGGTGTTTTGTGGCTACTAGTTTTCATTGATTTGTATCCAGTCACTAATGCTCCCTCAAGAAGACATTGTACTGCACATGATGATGTCTAATTCTCCATTCCGATGCTGATGCAGGCATGGTTTAGAGAACTTCCTACAGGGGTGTTGGACTCTCTTCCACCCGAGCAGGTGATGCAGTGCCGCACAGAGGAAGACTGCGCGAAGCTTGCAGGGCTCCTTCCACCAACCGAGGCTGCTCTGCTGGATTGGGCCATCCATTTGATGGCTGATGTTGTCCAAGAAGAGCAGCAAAACAAGATGAATGCATACAATGTTGCTACAGTCTTTGCTCCAAACATGACTCAGGTAATCCATACCAAACCCAATGTCACACACCACTGCCTGTTTTACCAGTGATAGACTTCTAATGCACAGTTGAGCTATTGGCAGATGGCAGATCCCTTGACTGCACTTATGTATGCAGTGCAAGTGATGAACTTCCTCAGGATGCTGATCCTGAAAGCTTTGAAGGAGAGACAGCAATCCACCATTTCAGACAATGAGGCACTGAAGGAGCTTTCTGTTGCTGAAGAAGCTACTGCAGATGAGCCAGCTGCTACTGCTTCTCATGCAGCTCATGTTAATTCTGGTAGCAAGACTGGCAGATCCAGCAATCAAAACCATTGAGTTAAGGATCATTCAGACTTTGTGATGATAGAGTGAGTAGGTTGAGTGTGAATTTACTTTTGAGAAATTTGTCATTCTGATTAGTGCTTCTTCTTTTTGTCTTTCTGATTTCTAAGACTTGTCAATCTTCACTTGTTATTTTTATTCAAGTAAATCTATTAAACCATTTCTTTTTCTTGGACAAGAAAAAAATACAGGGGACAAAAAAATCCAAATGGCAAATGCCAGCTTCTCTCATGCAAGCTTTGGATTGTCCCACATCTTTCTATCCCCTGGAGAAGTGGGACCCAACACATCCATGGCACTCCCTTGGCTCCAATAAAACTAATGGTTGTCCTGCTATGATGCAAGCCCACAAAGATCTCATTGCAAGGGATGAGGCAGATATTAAAGGAGGGATTCTTTCACATATCTATCCTTTCAGGGTTTGGAATTATTATACTTATTCTTAATTATTTTATCACATCATACTTGTGTTAATATTCACCCAGAAAAATCATGTTAATCATTTCTAAtgaataaaatttatataaaataacattagtaATATATAtgctaaaattaaatttaaagcaacattaaaaaaaagaaggatttgaGAGGGGTATTGGTGTAATTTTAGCCACAGGAGAAGATAGTGTGGGATGAAAATATCTGAAGGTGAGAGGGGAGGAGAGAGCGGTGGCTATGGTTGGTGGCGAGCACTGCCAGCGAAGGAGTGGCTCCGACGCTGCCACGTAGGATCCTTTTAATGACCTATTTCGTGTTCCACCTTCCTGACGTGGCCGTCATTTCTCCCATTGACGATCCGCTGCACGACACCAGGGTGGAACGGGCTCTACCATCCAATCGTAGAAGGAGAGTTACATCGGCCGACGTTTCGCTGACATCAGCCTCGTCTATGGGGAGTTTTTGGTTGGTTCAGAATGATGTATGGTGTGTGTGGAATGCCGGATCCGCACTCGCCATGGCCACGAGATATTTCTCACGTCCGTTCGAGTCAGCTTGGCCACGGATTTCCTCCGTTCTCTCCCCCCAGCCCAAATATTACAtcgcctcctcttccttccttccttcctcctcctcctcctcctccttcttcttcttcttcttcttcttcttctcccttcggCACGATGGAGGCCGGCGCAAGGGGGGACGAAGGGGAGATGACGGGGGTCGCGCCGGGAGACGGCGGAGGACCGGAGAGGGGGAGCACTGCAGCCGCCGGCCCCAGTTCCGAGCGGCAGGTGATCCGGTGGGAGCGGTTCCTGCCCCGGAGATCCCTTCGGGTCCTCCTCGTCGAGCACGACGACTCCACCCGGCACATCGTCGCCGCCCTGCTCCGCAAATGCAGCTACCACGGTATTTCCCCTCTCCTCCCCCCCGATCGGTTGGCTTCGTCGCTTTGTTGGTTGAAATTGGCGGTTGTTGGGTGCAGTTGCGGCCGTCGCGGATGGGCTCAAGGCGTGGGCGGTCTTGAAGTTGAAGTGCTACAAGTTCGATCTTGTGCTCACCGAGGTGGAGATGCCTTCGCTGTCCGGGATTGGGCTCCTCTCCAAGATTATGGCTGCCGAGGAGTGCAAGAACATTCCAGTGATCAGTAAGTCGCCAAACAAACCATGTGTATTTTTGGATTGAATCACCCCAAACTGAAAGTTCCTTGAAAGTTCGCATCAAGCTATGATCTTTTTGTTTATTGCGTCAGCTATTTATCTTTATATGACTTGCTTTGTAGTCATCACTGTATGCCTTACTATATAGTAAAGTTGCCTGATTTGAGAATTGAAAATATTGGTATCGAAGTCAATCGAATCTCAATGTCACCATAGCATGGCTTGGTGGATATTTTTTCCTTAACCTTGTAACTTAGGAGACTCTGAAGCTTAGAGGAGAACTAGTTCTTGTCATGTATATGTTGTCTTCATCTTGACATCACTAGAATGGTGCTTTCTGTTACAGTGATGTCTTCTCAAGATTCCATTGGTGTAGTGCTCAAATGCATGCTAAAGGGTGCTGTAGATTTTCTGGTGAAACCAGTGAGGAAGAATGAGCTACGGAACTTATGGCAGCATGTTTGGAGGAGACATTGTGTAGGTTCATCATACTTTCTTATGATATCAAATGAGTCATAGACTCTGCCAATCGATTTATTTTTGTGAATCATCTGATGACAAATTGCCTAACTATACTCTTGATGTAGTCAAATAATGCTACAAATGCCTCCGACAATAATGCTGCTAGCAATCATGTGAGTGTCAATGCTGGTGATGGATCCAAGACTGGGGAAAACAGTGATGAGGATGATGCTCAGGTATGTGACTTGAAAATTTGATGTTCAATTAACTGATTAAGTGGATAGTGTCTATTAGGAATGGTTGATTGTTCTTGTGAAgtacatttaaaaaaaatttgagtTGTTTAATTTCTTTGGTGTCTCACAATAGTTAATTGATGTTTTATCAGAGTTCTGGCAGTAAGCCAGAGGCTCAGAGCAAAAGTGTGCAAAAGCATATAGAAATTCTTCAATCTGTGGAGGAGAACAGGGAATCTGAACCAAAAGCAGAGCAGCTCAATGATGGTACAATAATAGTGGCAAATCAATTGAAGAACTATAAAGGTCATGAAGCCAGAGGTTGTCAACCATTATTTATTCAACATGTCCTTTTGGGATGATGAGCTTAATAATAATTTCTTATGCTGATTAGGTTTCACATTTTTGCAGATAAGACTTCTGGACCTACAGTCCAAGTAAATCATTCAGTTCAAAGTACTATCTTAGCTGAGCAAAGGGAGGATAAGAATTTTTGGTGTAATAGATCCATATGTAAGGAGCAAAAACAGGAGTGTGTGAGGTTGCAAAAGGATGAGGACTTTGATCCTAAACCATATCATCAGCCTGatgctacaaatgaatctttccaGAACATGATAGAGTTTATTGAGCCAACAACTAGCAGAAGATGTGTTCCTGCATCTATGGAAAGGGCTGCTTCTATGGAAGATATACCATGTGAAGCTTCAACATGCTCTCATGGAAAATGTATATCTGACTTTGGTTCTTCCCAGCTACTTGAACTTTCCTTGAGAAGACCACAACTTGATGGCTGTGTGAATCTGGAGTTCAAAGAAAAGCATGTACTGAACCATTCTAATGCCTCTGCTTTTTCAAGGTAATCTTCTCAAGAAAACCTCCAGCTTACTTTTAGTTGTAGAGTTCCATTGCTCTTGGTTTTGTTAGTGTTTGCAAATCATAATCTCTCCTTCGTTCTTGATAATGCCATTAAAAAGTTTTACACAGCTGAAATTTCATctgaattaatataatatttcgTTGTTATCTGCAACGAAGTTTATTAGGACAAGGTTCTGAGTAATATGCCTTGTAGGTACAGTGATAAGAAGATGCAGCATTCTTCTCAAACGCCAGTTTTAACTTCTTTATGCATTGGCACCAAGGAATCTGTTGAAGAAACCCAGCAACGTGCCAACCTATACAATAGCTCTTTTAGTGAAACATGTCATGCCCTATCTTCTAAAGAAATGCTGACATCTGATCGGAGTAAAGCAATTGAAGCTGccatttattttcaaatttctTCTGATAGCAACAAGGAGGATGGTGGCATTTTATCTTCTCATCCGATACATGATGATGCTTCACACCCTCAATATAACTTTTTGTCATTGCCAGTACCTGTTGGAGCAATTCCTTACCAGAGGTTGTCAACCAGATTTGGTGCTACTGTGCAACCACTGTTCTTACATCCAAACAATTCAACTTCCTCAGAGAAAAGAATGGTTCAGGATAGTTCTGTACAATATATTCACCACGAAAGTCAGATTATGAATAATACTCAGCAACTTGAATATCACGGCCATGAAGATTATCATCAATTCAGCTACTCTAGACATCATGCTGAGACAGAATTAGGGGGTCCAGGAGATTCCTCATGCATTCCCTCCGAACAAGCCATTCAAAGTGCCAGCTCTAGCCTAGATATTTACAACGATTGTGGAACAAATGATTGCGACAAAACAACAGAAGCTCCTGCAAGCACCTTTAATGCTATAGAAAGTGGAAATGAGAGTGGTGTCCAGAACTCTGGCAGGAAAGGTTTGGATTGTCATCTTTCTCCCCGAGAAGCTGCATTAATAAAATTCCGTTTAAAAAGAAAAG from Musa acuminata AAA Group cultivar baxijiao unplaced genomic scaffold, Cavendish_Baxijiao_AAA HiC_scaffold_1058, whole genome shotgun sequence encodes:
- the LOC135665997 gene encoding rho GTPase-activating protein 1-like, whose translation is MEIGWPTDVRHVTHVTFDRFHGFLGLPVELEPEVPRRAPSASANVFGVSTKSMQCSYDSRGNSVPTILLLMQRRLYELGGLRTEGVFRITAENSQEEYVREQLNSGILPEKIDVHCLAGLIKAWFRELPTGVLDSLPPEQVMQCRTEEDCAKLAGLLPPTEAALLDWAIHLMADVVQEEQQNKMNAYNVATVFAPNMTQMADPLTALMYAVQVMNFLRMLILKALKERQQSTISDNEALKELSVAEEATADEPAATASHAAHVNSGSKTGRSSNQNH
- the LOC135665998 gene encoding two-component response regulator-like APRR3 isoform X3, with protein sequence MEAGARGDEGEMTGVAPGDGGGPERGSTAAAGPSSERQVIRWERFLPRRSLRVLLVEHDDSTRHIVAALLRKCSYHVAAVADGLKAWAVLKLKCYKFDLVLTEVEMPSLSGIGLLSKIMAAEECKNIPVIMMSSQDSIGVVLKCMLKGAVDFLVKPVRKNELRNLWQHVWRRHCSNNATNASDNNAASNHVSVNAGDGSKTGENSDEDDAQSSGSKPEAQSKSVQKHIEILQSVEENRESEPKAEQLNDGTIIVANQLKNYKDKTSGPTVQVNHSVQSTILAEQREDKNFWCNRSICKEQKQECVRLQKDEDFDPKPYHQPDATNESFQNMIEFIEPTTSRRCVPASMERAASMEDIPCEASTCSHGKCISDFGSSQLLELSLRRPQLDGCVNLEFKEKHVLNHSNASAFSRYSDKKMQHSSQTPVLTSLCIGTKESVEETQQRANLYNSSFSETCHALSSKEMLTSDRSKAIEAAIYFQISSDSNKEDGGILSSHPIHDDASHPQYNFLSLPVPVGAIPYQRLSTRFGATVQPLFLHPNNSTSSEKRMVQDSSVQYIHHESQIMNNTQQLEYHGHEDYHQFSYSRHHAETELGGPGDSSCIPSEQAIQSASSSLDIYNDCGTNDCDKTTEAPASTFNAIESGNESGVQNSGRKGLDCHLSPREAALIKFRLKRKDRCFEKKVRYQSRQKLAEQRPRVKGQFVRQKVIDSTTAAEAED
- the LOC135665998 gene encoding two-component response regulator-like APRR3 isoform X1, with amino-acid sequence MEAGARGDEGEMTGVAPGDGGGPERGSTAAAGPSSERQVIRWERFLPRRSLRVLLVEHDDSTRHIVAALLRKCSYHVAAVADGLKAWAVLKLKCYKFDLVLTEVEMPSLSGIGLLSKIMAAEECKNIPVIMMSSQDSIGVVLKCMLKGAVDFLVKPVRKNELRNLWQHVWRRHCSNNATNASDNNAASNHVSVNAGDGSKTGENSDEDDAQSSGSKPEAQSKSVQKHIEILQSVEENRESEPKAEQLNDGTIIVANQLKNYKGHEARDKTSGPTVQVNHSVQSTILAEQREDKNFWCNRSICKEQKQECVRLQKDEDFDPKPYHQPDATNESFQNMIEFIEPTTSRRCVPASMERAASMEDIPCEASTCSHGKCISDFGSSQLLELSLRRPQLDGCVNLEFKEKHVLNHSNASAFSRYSDKKMQHSSQTPVLTSLCIGTKESVEETQQRANLYNSSFSETCHALSSKEMLTSDRSKAIEAAIYFQISSDSNKEDGGILSSHPIHDDASHPQYNFLSLPVPVGAIPYQRLSTRFGATVQPLFLHPNNSTSSEKRMVQDSSVQYIHHESQIMNNTQQLEYHGHEDYHQFSYSRHHAETELGGPGDSSCIPSEQAIQSASSSLDIYNDCGTNDCDKTTEAPASTFNAIESGNESGVQNSGRKGLDCHLSPREAALIKFRLKRKDRCFEKKVRYQSRQKLAEQRPRVKGQFVRQKVIDSTTAAEAED
- the LOC135665998 gene encoding two-component response regulator-like APRR3 isoform X2 produces the protein MEAGARGDEGEMTGVAPGDGGGPERGSTAAAGPSSERQVIRWERFLPRRSLRVLLVEHDDSTRHIVAALLRKCSYHVAAVADGLKAWAVLKLKCYKFDLVLTEVEMPSLSGIGLLSKIMAAEECKNIPVIMMSSQDSIGVVLKCMLKGAVDFLVKPVRKNELRNLWQHVWRRHCSNNATNASDNNAASNHVSVNAGDGSKTGENSDEDDAQSSGSKPEAQSKSVQKHIEILQSVEENRESEPKAEQLNDGTIIVANQLKNYKGHEARDKTSGPTVQVNHSVQSTILAEQREDKNFWCNRSICKEQKQECVRLQKDEDFDPKPYHQPDATNESFQNMIEFIEPTTSRRCVPASMERAASMEDIPCEASTCSHGKCISDFGSSQLLELSLRRPQLDGCVNLEFKEKHVLNHSNASAFSSDKKMQHSSQTPVLTSLCIGTKESVEETQQRANLYNSSFSETCHALSSKEMLTSDRSKAIEAAIYFQISSDSNKEDGGILSSHPIHDDASHPQYNFLSLPVPVGAIPYQRLSTRFGATVQPLFLHPNNSTSSEKRMVQDSSVQYIHHESQIMNNTQQLEYHGHEDYHQFSYSRHHAETELGGPGDSSCIPSEQAIQSASSSLDIYNDCGTNDCDKTTEAPASTFNAIESGNESGVQNSGRKGLDCHLSPREAALIKFRLKRKDRCFEKKVRYQSRQKLAEQRPRVKGQFVRQKVIDSTTAAEAED